Proteins from a genomic interval of Zingiber officinale cultivar Zhangliang chromosome 1B, Zo_v1.1, whole genome shotgun sequence:
- the LOC121982463 gene encoding probable calcium-transporting ATPase 9, plasma membrane-type, with protein MESFLKSNFEVESKHPSEEAQRRWRRAVGLVVKNPRRRFRMIPDLDKRSEVEVKKKKIQENIRKFRVALYVQKAALHFIDASATAEYPLTEEVRKAGYLINPDELANIARTHDNKRLKKHGGVSGIARKTSTSPDYGVKTSDLSIRQEIYGINQYVEKPPRSFLMFVWDALHDLTLLILIICALISIVVGLATEGWPKGMYDGMGIVLSIFLVVIVTSISDYRQSLQFRDLEKEKKKIFIQVTRDGYRQKVSIYDLVVGDIVNLSIGDIVPADGLFISGYALLIDESSLSGESQPVHISDENPFLLAGTKVQDGSAIMLVTSVGMKTEWGKLMETLSQGGEDETPLQVKLNGVATIIGKIGLAFATSTFFILLARFIVEKFYNEGFKWLPNDALTILNYFAISVTIIVVAVPEGLPLAVTLSLAFAMKRLMEEKALVRHLSACETMGSASCICTDKTGTLTTNHMVVDKIWICEIEKSFRGSETAVSLTSMIPESALAVLLQCIFLNTGSEVVRGKDGKNTILGTPTEIALLEFGLELEGQVDSQYQHCKKLKVEPFNSVKKKMSVLVELPDGGTLAFCKGASEIILQMCDHGIDSDGKIILLSNKQKEDVMKVINEFACEALRTLCLAYKDLNGEDQNMDGIPATGYTLICIFGIKDPVRPGVKEAVQSCIAAGIKVRMVTGDNISTAKAIAKECGILTEEGLAIEGSEIRNKDAEEIKDIIPKIEVMARSLPLDKHTLVTNLRKMFNEVVAVTGDGTNDAPALHEADIGLAMGIAGTEVAKESADIIILDDNFTSIINVAKWGRAVYINIQKFVQFQLTVNIVALMVNFFSAIMTGNAPLTAVQLLWVNMIMDTLGALALATEPPNNNMLERPPVGRNESFITPVMWRNIIGQSMYQLIILGLLMFDGKKLLKIDGPDSDIVLNTFIFNTFVFCQVFNEINSREMEKINVLRGIFSNWIFLTIVASTVIFQVIIVEFLGTYARTVPLSRQLWLFSLVIGSISMIVAIILKCIPVESSKNSVDQRNGYQALPNGPEAV; from the exons ATGGAGAGCTTCTTGAAGAGCAACTTCGAGGTGGAGAGCAAGCACCCCTCTGAGGAGGCGCAGCGGCGGTGGAGGAGGGCCGTCGGCTTGGTTGTCAAAAACCCCCGCCGCAGGTTCCGAATGATCCCCGATCTCGACAAGCGGTCCGAGGTCgaggtaaagaagaagaagatccag GAAAACATTCGGAAATTTCGGGTTGCCCTTTACGTGCAAAAGGCTGCTCTGCACTTTATTGATG CTAGTGCAACTGCTGAGTATCCACTCACAGAAGAGGTTAGAAAAGCTGGTTACCTTATCAATCCTGATGAATTGGCAAACATTGCACGCACACATGATAACAAGAGATTGAAGAAGCATGGAGGAGTAAGTGGGATAGCAAGGAAAACTTCTACTTCACCGGATTATGGTGTCAAAACAAGCGACTTATCCATTAGACAGGAAATTTATGGAATTAATCAGTACGTTGAAAAGCCTCCTAGGAGTTTTTTAATGTTTGTGTGGGATGCTTTACATGATTTGACATTGCTCATCCTCATAATATGCGCTTTGATATCTATTGTTGTGGGTCTTGCTACTGAAGGATGGCCCAAGGGTATGTATGATGGGATGGGAATTGTTCTCAGCATTTTCTTGGTTGTCATAGTCACTTCCATCAGTGATTACAGGCAATCATTACAATTTAGAGACttggagaaagaaaagaagaaaatattCATTCAAGTAACCAGAGATGGCTACAGACAGAAGGTTTCAATCTATGATTTAGTTGTTGGAGATATTGTTAATCTTTCTATTGGAGATATAGTTCCAGCTGATGGGCTGTTTATTTCTGGGTATGCTTTGTTGATAGATGAATCAAGCTTGTCCGGGGAAAGCCAACCAGTGCATATTTCTGATGAGAATCCCTTTCTTCTAGCAGGAACTAAAGTCCAAGATGGCTCTGCCATAATGCTTGTTACTTCTGTTGGAATGAAGACTGAATGGGGAAAATTAATGGAAACATTGAGTCAGGGTGGGGAAGATGAAACACCACTTCAGGTAAAGCTCAATGGTGTTGCAACAATAATTGGGAAGATTGGTTTAGCATTTGCAACGTCAACTTTCTTTATCCTGTTAGCAAGATTCATAGTTGAGAAGTTCTACAATGAAGGCTTCAAATGGTTGCCAAATGACGCTTTAACAATACTAAACTATTTTGCTATCTCTGTTACAATCATTGTCGTAGCTGTTCCTGAAGGGCTACCTCTGGCTGTGACTTTGAGCCTTGCCTTTGCAATGAAAAGACTAATGGAGGAGAAGGCACTTGTGCGGCATTTATCAGCATGTGAAACTATGGGATCTGCTAGTTGTATTTGCACCGATAAAACTGGTACACTAACCACTAACCACATGGTCGTTGACAAGATATGGATTTGTGAAATAGAAAAATCATTTAGGGGTTCTGAGACTGCTGTATCTTTGACGTCCATGATACCAGAAAGTGCCTTAGCAGTCCTTTTGCAATGTATATTTCTCAACACTGGTTCAGAAGTGGTTAGAGGGAAGGATGGTAAAAATACAATACTAGGGACCCCTACGGAAATTGCATTGTTAGAGTTTGGTTTGGAGTTAGAAGGACAAGTAGATTCACAATATCAGCACTGCAAAAAATTGAAAGTTGAACCTTTTAATTCAGTTAAAAAGAAAATGTCTGTCCTTGTTGAATTACCTGATGGAGGGACTCTCGCTTTCTGCAAAGGCGCATCTGAAATTATCCTACAAATGTGCGATCATGGAAttgacagtgatggaaaaatcATTCTTTTATCCAATAAGCAAAAGGAGGATGTTATGAAGGTGATTAATGAGTTTGCTTGTGAAGCGCTGAGAACTCTTTGCTTAGCCTACAAGGACTTAAATGGTGAAGACCAGAATATGGATGGAATTCCAGCTACTGGTTACACACTTATTTGTATTTTTGGCATCAAAGATCCAGTGCGGCCAGGAGTTAAGGAAGCTGTTCAGAGTTGTATAGCTGCTGGTATCAAAGTGCGGATGGTTACTGGTGACAACATAAGTACAGCTAAAGCCATAGCAAAAGAGTGTGGCATATTAACAGAGGAAGGTTTGGCTATAGAAGGGTCAGAAATTCGGAACAAGGACGCTGAAGAAATTAAAGATATAATACCAAAAATTGAG GTAATGGCCCGGTCTTTGCCTTTGGACAAACATACATTAGTAACAAACTTGAGGAAAATGTTTAATGAAGTTGTAGCAGTGACAGGCGATGGCACTAACGACGCTCCAGCTCTACATGAGGCTGATATTGGTCTTGCAATGGGCATTGCTGGTACAGAG GTAGCCAAGGAGAGTGCTGATATAATCATTTTGGATGACAACTTTACGTCCATAATTAATGTAGCCAAATGGGGTCGTGCAGTTTACATCAATATCCAAAAGTTTGTACAGTTCCAACTGACAGTTAACATTGTCGCTCTGATGGTCAATTTCTTTTCTGCAATCATGACAG GGAATGCTCCACTCACTGCTGTTCAGTTGCTTTGGGTCAACATGATCATGGACACATTAGGTGCCCTAGCATTAGCAACAGAACCCCCAAATAACAATATGTTGGAAAGGCCACCTGTTGGGCGGAATGAAAGCTTCATTACGCCAGTCATGTGGAGAAATATAATTGGGCAGAGTATGTATCAACTGATTATACTTGGTCTCCTGATGTTTGATGGCAAAAAGCTTCTAAAAATTGATGGACCGGACTCTGACATTGTTCTCAATACTTTTATATTCAACACTTTTGTATTTTGCCAG GTATTTAACGAGATAAACAGCCGCGAAATGGAGAAGATAAATGTGCTACGTGGCATATTCAGCAACTGGATCTTCTTGACTATTGTGGCATCCACCGTCATATTCCAAGTAATTATAGTTGAATTTCTAGGGACTTATGCAAGAACAGTGCCATTAAGTCGGCAACTTTGGTTGTTCAGTCTTGTGATTGGTTCCATCAGCATGATAGTTGCAATAATCTTGAAGTGCATCCCAGTTGAATCAAGCAAGAACAGCGTTGATCAACGAAATGGTTATCAGGCCCTCCCTAATGGTCCAGAAGCCGTATAA